TTGTAGGccctaaattgttttttaaaaatttcgccTGAAAAATCAACAGTTACAATTTAATCGTTTGATTCGTCAGCAAAATTATATACCCCAATAAGAAacataaatctttatataagaCTACAGATTAAAATCcgcactactgaattttatatgtttttatatttaatttcaagctcggaaaaatattactttgtaataAGGGAAGTTACCGACCGACTCATGAGATATTCTTCTATAGACCAGCATTGTTGTGTACCAGTTTAAGGGTGAGTCCGTGTTACTacgagcacaagggacatgacatatTAGTTATCAATGGTTCATTGGTGTTTTGAAGAATTTCTTTCGCCACCAATATATATGGAAGatggtgacgacttaccatcagatggcagattttattttctttacagaAGATATACACATGACAATGAATTCGCATTGGATTAGCGAAGCGGAATAAAGTCCAAATCTTTTCCTTAAGAGCGCAAgcggtaaaataataattacttgatGCTACttaagtttgtatatttaagtCTATCTATAACTTTTATTGAAATCGACAGACGTTGGTACCATTTGATTTTTAGTCCATATTTGGGTTTCTTTGACTTCGAATAAAAAGGGAAGCAGTGGTTCATTTGCAGCTGACAGTCCCCATATTTTTATACCTTGTTCGTTGTAAAGCTCGgcgaatctaaaataaaaatagtgaaaATTCAAACatcttcattaattataattatatacaatttcgtCTTTATTGTCAATCGAAAAATACTATcaggaaataaaataatcagcTTATTAACTATTAACTGACTGATTGTATAATACACATTACGCAAAAaccttaattttcattttttaatattttggcaACACTGATCTATAAAAATTGTCTACCTATCAATTATTTCCTTGGTAATTTAGTGACCTAATTGTGCCCGAATCTGATTGGAAATAAACGCGTTTTGTGACCTTGTGCCGAGAACTCGCCtttattttcgttaaaataaacatcactgtcttgatataatatttaataacttaagtTTTTCAATAAGTCTCTATGATAGGATGGTATCAATACGTTGAACTCTATACTAAACATCTCCAAGGCAAATATTAATTGCTTGAGGAAAACTtcgcgaaataaataaataatcaatagattttattgaattatatttaatactataatatataaaaagaagttATACCAAAGCTTCGTCTacgttattacaaaaaaatcttgtaagtACTTACTTGCACTGGTAGTCAGCGTATGCCTGATAATAATCTTCATTAACATATTGGAACCCTGAATTCTGTTCCTTTATTACCATCCAACTAGGAGGTGACCAAGACGCTGTAACGACTTCCACATCGACTTTTGCTGCTTTCATACAAGCATGGATCATGGGGACCTTGAGGGAAATTTTCTGATGAATTTACCGTTACCAGCAGTACGGCAGACTTAATATCTGAATCTATTATACGTATCATATCAAAAGTCgcacttataattattaaaatgggcACATTATTCTATGAAAGGTAGATAAAGAGATTTATTCATAGATGATGGAAAAGGGAAATAAAGGCGTTACTTTTAAGTTCTTCTaaacaaaacacaattaaaagTACATACCTCAGTATggtaataaaatacactttaatttatctaaaaccAATTCACTTTAACACCCgttattataatcttaaataaaactgattttcaTCTACGGCTTCGCTTGCCTGATATGGTTGGGCcttaggttttaggtatatataatagcctatatcctttcttggggttcaggtcaaattcggttcagtagtttgccCGTGAAAGCGTAGCAGACAGAGCTTCTTTCGCACTTAAAATATTGGGATATATCCATATCTCTATATGGATTTTtaagataacatttatatttattaattggaattttaaaataatgtaattacctTGTATAAGACGTCTTCCGGGGCTAAAGTGAAGTTGGTTAATTTTGTGTCGTTAATTGGGTATTCATTGTAAGCGTATGGGCGCGTCGAAAAATCCGACGAAGTATTAGGGACGCGAATCATTGAATATTCCAGTCCGTCTTCACTGCAATACGAGCTTAGGGCAAAAAAATGGAAACATTTtggcaattatttaaataattatataaacattgtatCTTTCTTGTCCCCCGGAGTCGTTCACGATATTATTGGTATACAAAATCCATGACTGTGCAGAGTGCACATTTCTATGTATAATCTCACAGTTTGTTGGGGTGGTTTAACTCTGGGTTCATGGGTGCCAGAAGTCTGGTGATGATGGTCAGTTCTTAGATAATCGATGAACGATCCAGTAGGTctcttaaaatttttttttgggaGTAGAGTATATCGCCAGTACAATTGTCATTTAAGCTAACCAAGCTAACTACAGCAATTATTATTGGATATTTAAATGGTTAATTGTGATATGGTAACGGTAATTTTTACACACTAGTCGATTTGAATCGATCAACTGCAAAACGAAACGAGTTTTAATCGACTGAACAGATTCATCAAACAAAACATAACTGTAAATTTGATTGAACTTTTCTTAATTCATGATTTTTTCATAATGTTAGAGCAACAAATGTTGGTCAAACAAAATCGACCATGTTCCATTTACTTGATTAGATGCTCTTGTGCCGCAGGAGGTAAGCTTTTCCAATTTATTCCTGCAGAATCCGTCACCGCCCCGCCGAAACCTTCAATTGTCTGATACATTATTTCTGGTTGGATGTCCAGGACCAAATCGAAggattctataaaattaatttcacgatTACTGTAAGatcaattagaaataaaatatttcacagtTATATTCACCATTGTCACTCGTATACGATTGTTCTTGCGTGAAACCATAGCTTTTACTGAACCTTTTACCCGACTGAAACAAAAGAGTAAACctattattagttaaaataaacctAACCTTGTAATAATGTTCAGGATTACAGGAGTACAGGATACGTTTCTTTATGTTGAAAACGTCAAAAATATCGTGCACTTAGATCATCGATAACAAGTATTATCCACtgataataaaacataacagtaaaattaataataaaaaaggctgACGGCACGATATTCAatgaattagtatttattagagAAAATGAGTTGTACACCTTTTAAAACGATATTCTCAAAATTTCAAACACCAAGACCAATAAATTGTGGatcgcaaataaaaaaagaaatcgaaTTTATAGTTCTTCCATATgtgaaaatatgtttaaaaaaatatcctaaacgtgattgatattaaaaaaaaatatttattttgtctcacaaatatttatattgttttgataagTTATATGaatgtattcaaataatattatgcattttaaaataaacactgtAATTACTcttctaattaatttttgtattaactaatgattataaaattatttttttaatagacgaGAAAATTGGCCTGATGATATGACCACcgctaatacataaataaaaacgctTACCTTAGATGACGTGTACATTATATAGTTTCCATCGTCCGGAATTTCTCTAGTGACTGTATCACAGTAGGTAGTGTTGCAGACGCATACTACTGACTCCTCGAATTGTCTGGGTGCGCAAGGAAGatctattcatattataattaaaaaaatcaatatagttgttaaaaaaaaaatatttagttttctgTGACTCGATATTCAAGGACTTCGGGCTCTTAAGTCTTTGCAGGCACTTTGAAGTACTTGTATGGTCATTACAATCaaggcccccatcctgagagggccttGAAGAACCAAAAATTTGTTTCACTCGTTTATACATTGAGtgctatacattatattttcgaaattgtcatatttgtaagaaataactaacatatttatcaatagGCAAACATAGTTacgatagtcgatattaaaagttGAAAGCCATAGACGTGCTCTTCGTGATAGAAAGAGATATActatagccataagattgtacaaccaatcagattcctacgaatttacgaaaagTACCTCatcatttatttgaaactatacttaaggcctggcAATAAGCAAATTATGTGTACATGgaagtaaatatctaccaatagggccccaaattcatgagTGCCTAAGGGCCTCAgtatagcttgagacggctctgtgTATGGTCATATTAAATATCTGCGGAATCTTCTTAGTCAGAAACTTTCGTATAATAAGTttacatttattcatttttatacactGATGTCGCCGattctattataattatctatataatctattttatatacagggacttttttctatttatatctataaaaagatAGATGTTTTTTTGTATGCGAGCTCAAAATCCACTAAGAAATTTTGACATGAAATTCAAACCAAGAAGGTTTTTCACAAAACATTATCACACAACAATATTctagctttaaatatattatttcttaattaaaaaacaataaacgtctcaataataattaattattaacgttaataattcagaacgttaaaattttttattacttaagatAAAGTAATACTTACCAGCATGCACtgataatacaaataatgataaaagGATTTTTAACTTCCGGAAATGTTTCATCGTGGTCAACGATGATGAGCTACAATTCAACCGTGCCAATGTTAACTCAGAAGTAAATTATAGAAATTGTGTATGTTATAGATATACAGATGaataaatacctataattttatgtacagggtgtataaatgtattatttttattaaattcgacttttaatatatttacttttattaatagtgCTAGCTGTTCCCACTGTATCGAACCAAGTGATCTCTCCACCCGTAAAAGTAATGACCGTGAGACGTCCCAACACTGGGCAAACGGTACCATTTATTATTGAGGAGTTTCCATTTATGAAATGTCTCAGATTTCCCTTCAGAAccttcaataaaatatctactTTGAGAAcgttaaaaaggttttatgccGACCTTATATCGATCATGTCATATTCTTGGGGCGAAGCCATTAAATACAGATATAGATCGGGTTTGGCATAGACCTTCCAAAATTCTttgatataacaaatattaatttaaaaaaatgtataaatataaattattattttatctttttaatcaaAACCCTAAGGTAGTAAGTatagtgtaattttatatttatttaatatccaaTGCTAAACTTTTTATCAAATCAACTTCAAACggaattaattttgttgttgGTGAATGTCAGTCCGCtagagaatattccaccacgttgctccaatggtggaatacacaagtggcagaatttcgttgaaattagacacatgcagtgttcctcacgatgttttctttcaccgccgagcacgagatgaattataaacacaaattaagcacatgaaagttcagtggtgcttgcctgggtttgaacccaaaatcatcggttaagatgcacgtgttctaaccactgggccatctcggctcatctatGCAGCCTGCGGATAATGACTGCGTCGTCGATGTTTGTGTCGGTGTCTGTGAATTAACCTGGGAATCATTTTGCTAACCGTGTCTTTCCTGGGTAGGCTTTTTGCAGCGGTAACCGATATCCAAGCAGTCGGAGCCGCGGGCGACCgctattaaacatataaaaatataataagctttgaattttcaaaaaatattcaatgtacaCCTACAGATTCGGTGAATTTACtccttaattatatgtatagaaaaaaattgtaggtaaataagtttacaaaatcaaaaatcaagtcataatataactatttacatCACACCCAATATCTGTATAGACgaagttttcataattttcgcaaagtttaaaaaaatcattttcttactcctatttatttaaaaaatatatattttgtatctttatGGGTTATTTTGATTTCCGTTTGAGATACGCAATCCTGTCACAAATCCGAAATCTACGcggacgaagtcgcgggcagaagctagtttatatatattaattaagaaaaactcTTCAAAGTAGGATTTATATAATACGcaacaaatatgaaataaataaattgtttaattctaTTGAGTTACACCTGTATCCACAGCATGGAAACTTCAAGGTCAtgcaatatttacaattagcataattatttatgttcagGTAAAAAtgaacatgaaaaatatttaaatttttatataaatattttataaaaaaaaaagttgagagGTATCAAGGGACACCCGGATGGAacgaagtttatattattataagaaattattattattattttttattatttattatgtacaaaaaatctgtatacactcaacaaaaataatcgtcgcgacaccacactgttcaatgcgaaatagaaatgaaaatatctggcttgctttctataagagagagagagagagagacacgTCGCACAGACACGCCGCACAACTTACAGTAGCAAAAAGTGTCGTTACAACTTTTCGAGAGAATTATTTCCGTCTAGCCCCCTGTCACAACGCGCGATAAGGAACTTCGTTTCAATAACTAATATTTACGATTAAAAAACCAGCCACAACCAATCATTGAACAActgttaatatttgattaaataattatgacgtTTTAAATATGCTTCCACGAGAAATACTACCGCGGAGATATgcgtatctatataaatatgtgtttgTATGTTGTTTCTCTATGGTTTTTCTACGACATTCATCCGATTCTGATAAAACTGTGACGATTTCACTCAAAACACAGGAGATTCGAACTTCAAAACGagtaatttatcaattttccgaattacaaaaatacagtaattttaaaaatggaagacttgttcatttatttcattgtttcattcaGTTATTCAATTGAGTTGAAACATCTTTGTTGACTCGGACAAGGTTGACATAACTTTCTGGTGAAATTTTACCAAAGTACAATTATAGTAATTTCATGAGCCGTAGCGGAcactttattacaaaatatgaaggTTAAGCGTCGAATTGAGAACCTCCTTTGTTATTGTCGGTTCAAACATTAGCCAGTCTTCTTTTCCCTGCCCGTGACGCAATCTATTCGGGGTCGGCGGCGTGTGTTTTCCTTCCATTCTCCTCAATTCACATCAACCTCCTCATACACTCCATCCATGTCTTCTTCGGTAGTTTTATCCCCCTCCCTCTACGTTCATGCTTTACCAACTCAAACAATAACCTTTAAATTATTCTGTTATTGACGCTACTTTCagacttcctcttatgtactccaTTTTTTTGTCACTCCGAACATCCTCATCTCTACTACATATAATTTCTTTTCATCCTTCTTTAGCACGGCCAGACATTCCTATCCATGCATGACGACGGGTCTAATAACGGACTTCTATTTGATCGAAAACATTAgccagtataaaataaaaaaaaaaacaacatttttctcGAAGCTTTATTTTCACTTATTAACAAAACTTGCATTAACGATCAATCGCAAAACGATTACATTCTTATACAACTTGACATGTACGCTGCGTTTTATTTGAAAGCAGTATGGAAATGTTTGTAGaatttaattactttcaaaatacatgcatttcttttaaaagatatatactttaataaaatatatatatgtacaaactCAAAGTAAATGCAATCGTAAGActaaaatatgaaacatttcGATAACATTCactggaataataaaaaaatgcattacaaatcagtatagaaaaaaaaaacttcaaactaAAATTTAACTCAATAAAACTTTGACTGTAAGATTCAACTCTCTCTActcaatagaaatatttatataacttttaccAGTAAGTGGAATTACAgtccaatttaataaatattatacatactgtTCCCTAAGACTCATATATGCCCAGAATTTTTAGTGGCAACGATGACCACGGGCGAGGGTTATAGTATATTTTCCTATTTTGCATAATATGCATGGATAAATTATATCCTTAATCACTTCAAtggtttagtatttataatgtaacagACAGGCAGgcagatttaaattttaactaagaGTTTGATGGTAAGATATATGGAATCAAGTTAATATTTAAcagaattaaatgataattacttATGATGGTTAACGAAAAAATGATGGCGTTTAAGGCGTGCATCTCTCCAAGAAACGTGGATAGAGGCACGTTTCTCGGATGTGGTATCTGTTGAGCAGCCAGCACAGGAAGCGCTCCAGGCCGAGCCCGTAGCCGCCGTGGGGGACGGAGCCGAATTTGCGCTGGTCGGTGTACCAGTAGTAGGGGGTCGGGTCGATACCTTCGCGCTTGTAACCTGAAACGTAATTTATATCAGaacatcatatttatatttttaatgtgacaAAAATATGGCTGATACTATCAGCCATATTGCCATAGCCAtgcaataaatatcaaaatcaaaatacacattATTCAAGTAAGTAGCCCCAATGAGTTCCctactaaatatttctttgatagTATTTAGTCCACACTACACACCTTCCATCAGTTCCTCGTGATCCCACATCCTCATGGACCCCCCGACTATTTCCCCAACACCCGGCATCAGAAGATCAACAGATTCAGTTAGACGCTTGTCATCTTCACAACGGAGCATGTAGAAAGATTTGATCTCTGCTGGAAACTTGCAGAGAAGTATGGGCTCCCCGATGGCATCAGTCATCTTCCGTTCAGGACCTTCTGGAATGTCCTGTGGAAATTAAATGATACTTTAGTTTATCAATGACAATTGTtgagactttttttatttgtgtaagcTGAAATGTTGTAATAGGTTTAGGGTCTAGCTTATAAAGCTgcagagtttatttttaattctttgtcATGTATCGCCAGAGCTGTCTGTGCCTTTGCTATATCATGTCTAAAACTTGATTtgagttattttaatgtatctgCAATCTGCATACTTTAATGACAGGTTGTTTATTGCAATTTGATGACAATATAGTACACAttctaaagtaataataataatgtatgtataagtgTGTAATAAGCTCTAACACAAAGTATTCTTTGACAGACTGACTCGGTAGCTGATGGAAAGGTATCAAACCTCGGGATGCCttgaataaaaatctaatagtttaattatttaaaacactaaAGCATTTAACAATAAGAGAAAAAATCTTTTGTTGTATTGAAGATCACACATTAGGGATAAGCGCAGTTATGTATTATAACTGTATTCGCACACTTACTTCTCCAAATTCATAGAAAGTTTGGTCGTCTTTAGTAATGTTGTTGGCACGTAGATATTCGATAGCTTCCACATACGTCATACGTTTAAACGGCTTTTCGGGTTtctgaaaataaagaaaaacatatttattatgatatccaATGTATTGGTCGTTTTTCCCATTGTGACAGGGGGGGGGGGGagacaaaccttagatttacatattcgataggatttgctaataactttgCTATACTATCATACATTAAAAACAGTTCTGGATTACTATCTTTAAACGGTATTCGAACCACTTTAATTCTTTGacgaatccataattaatacgacatatatatatttgaatatcagAAATTACCTTGAAATTGGGGTTAAGTTCGTACACCAAATGTCCTTCAGGCGATGCCAGAACTCTATCGACAACATCGACGACGAGATCCTCGATCCTATCCAGCAAATCGTTAAAGTTGATGAAGGGACATTCCGCTTCTACGTGACTGTACCTGTGATAAAAAGTGGAATATAATCAGTCAGTCGATCAATCTTGACGATACTCCAGCTGGTCTGCACGCATCCTCAGTTTGGTTTCTGATAATGATTTTCTGGGCCCGGGATAGAAAGTCACCGGAAACTCTGAGTCGTCATTTTCCAAGATTAAATGTCAAGTTACCACCGGTTTTTggagtagattctaccgagaaccggGTCTGCGGTAGGGCGCACGTGTGGAGCGACTCACTCGGCCAGATGGCGCCTCGTGCGCGACAGCTCGGCGCGGTAGGACTGCGCCACGCAGTACACGTCGCCCAGCGCCGCCAGGCACGTCTCCAGGTACAGCTGCGAGCTCTGCGTCAGGTACGCCTGCTCGCTGCGGACCACACCGACACCGTTATCGAGCGCCCAGGCCGTCGGAGCGCAGTCGTCGGAGCGCAGTCGCGGCCGTACCCGAAGTAGTCGAACTTGAAGAGCGTGGAGCCGCCCTCGCACTGCGTCTGCACGAGCGTGGGCGGCGTGACCTCGGTGTAGAGGCGGCTGGCGAAGTGCTCGCGGAAGGCGCGCGTCACCTGCGCGCGCGCGCGCAGCACCTTCGTCGTGTTCTCGCCGCGGATCATTATGTGCCTGCGGGGACACCGAGCTCAGCGTTAGATTTATTGTATCTTTACTCAGTATAACCCATGAAcgctatgttatatttttaaagaatgtaatttgaagaacataaaataaatttaattattcgacTTGTATCATACAAgtccaataattattaattacagatCTGTGCACTGTCTGATGCtctcacataaaatatattgtagtgTTTATTAGCTCACTATCTACACTAAtcatagttatatgtatataacatatacataattatacacataaaaatattacaaaatgtaatttaataactttgagAATTGCTCAAATCATGATCAAGaagacaaattataaaattcaattataacaattaaaacattcacACAAATATTTACCTGTTATCGAGCTGGACGTCAGGCAGAGCATCTTCATTCAATATAGCATCAGCACCACCAGGTGGAGCCAGACCGATGAGCTCCCAGTAATCTACTGTCAGCTCATGACCTCCCGGTGCCTTGtgaaagaatattaaatacataactcAGATATCCATACCATACTCTAATGGTAGGAGAAAGCATGAGTTATATTatagtcatattatattatgaagacAGGTTTAGCGAGATTCAGAGGAAAAGCAAAATAAAGTGAAGTGTTTACACATTTCTCCTTACTAAgagtaaaaaaacttataaattttcaattataatgaaaaacttCTTGTTCCAGTTTTAGCCCACATAGAGAACGAAAGATGAGTTAATTTTGACCTAAACCTGAatgtaatagtattttttaaacttaataatttaataattatgatcttTCTTTCACTCACAGACTTTCCTTCAGGTACAACTTCTAGTTTCCCATACAGAATGACCGATGACTCAGTGGACAGAACTAAAGCATTATATGTCTGACAGAGATTGCCATGTAAGACACATTGCATGTATCCAGTGCCATCACGCAATGTAAGAAAAGCTAACGATTTGCCTTGACGACGTAGACGATGGACCCAACCACGTACACATATTCTTTCACCACGATGTTCAGCCGCTGAAaagagataaaatatttcaatgtatggtaatttttttttaaggaggACACTACTGCGTAAATGCCTTGCTCGACATGTTTGTGAAAACCCATTTAGTAGAATTTCATGTTTGTTTGTCATGATGTAAGttttttaacaatgttttccttcggTAAGAAATCTTTGTGGTACTTTCCAGAAGTCTACtatcttcattaaaaatatacaactgtTCAACCTACTATATACTTATTAGTATCTCTAGTCATTAAAGTCAATATTATACTTATGaagctaattttaaattttccttaGTCAAGCTGGCttcatagataatttaaaaaaaaaacagtatttagGCTGTAAAAgctaaacagacagacaggcagttacttctgcatttataatattagtacagacaTCATGCTtttgtatgaattaatttaattaaaaatgtcatttataacatatttctttacaaatatgtcaagtattaatattactgatacataaaaaaataaacatacttcgCATCCAGCAGATGATGCAACATGgcaagaatattatatatgagtactatttttattcaataatttttatgcAGTATTTCATGACTTTATAAATCACAGATAATACAAAAATGCATATTACCATGAAGTATTTTCACAGTCGTGGCTTTTGGCAGCGAAGGATCCTCTTTCAAGATGATTTTCTTAGCTTCGTCCAAATTTTGCTGTCTCTTCTCAACATTATCATCTTCCGCCTTTGCTTTTTCAACAGCCTTGTAGCATTCCCGACTCCATATCTTAGTGATTTTCTTTAACTGCGATTTTGCAGCTACGTCGTACTGTTTTCCATCGTCTTTGGAGTCCACGTATATAGTCGGAAACGGTTCCTTGCCAGCGTGACGCATGGCTTGTAAGATTGTTTTAAATGGATTTTCAGCTGAACCATCTCCAGTACTATCGCTGCCAGTCTTCTCGGAAGTATAGATTTCTCctataaaacgtattttaatagTATGTCACTAGCATATGTTATTGTTCTTAggttatttcaaagaaaatcaTGTACTCACCGATCGTTAATTTTTCTATGTCTGCCatgattttaaacttaaatttactaattaatttaagcaaGAAGTAACTACTTGGTAGTAAATTTCagagaatataaaatatgatagccATTAAATTAACCACTACGTTTTGAGTTTTGACTTTGACAGTTTGACATAAAACGCATTGCAGTGTTGTCGACACGAATGATAGTGTTGAACGATAATTCGATTAAACGATACTTAGTACACACTGAGTGCGAATCACGAAATCTTCGCGATACATCAGCTACTTTCGATGTTAGTCATCagtcttttactttttaaacacaaataaaaaccacaaaaagctacattattcctgagtgctgtagggtataaattatatttatatcatacaattttctttattaataaactgcaaCCGTGACTCCGAAAGCCAAAAGCCAGAAAAGATCTTTGGATAATTCAACTATTAcaagtgtaatattattttataggtatacTATAAGGAGTATATGAGAGGAATaactttgtatgtatgttttgcATTACCTATACAAAGTCGGAATGGAAACTAACTGTAGTTTAGTGTCATACACATCACATCATCAGCCCATATTTGTCCAcggctggacat
This is a stretch of genomic DNA from Vanessa atalanta chromosome 20, ilVanAtal1.2, whole genome shotgun sequence. It encodes these proteins:
- the LOC125071937 gene encoding asparagine--tRNA ligase, cytoplasmic: MADIEKLTIGEIYTSEKTGSDSTGDGSAENPFKTILQAMRHAGKEPFPTIYVDSKDDGKQYDVAAKSQLKKITKIWSRECYKAVEKAKAEDDNVEKRQQNLDEAKKIILKEDPSLPKATTVKILHAAEHRGERICVRGWVHRLRRQGKSLAFLTLRDGTGYMQCVLHGNLCQTYNALVLSTESSVILYGKLEVVPEGKSAPGGHELTVDYWELIGLAPPGGADAILNEDALPDVQLDNRHIMIRGENTTKVLRARAQVTRAFREHFASRLYTEVTPPTLVQTQCEGGSTLFKFDYFGEQAYLTQSSQLYLETCLAALGDVYCVAQSYRAELSRTRRHLAEYSHVEAECPFINFNDLLDRIEDLVVDVVDRVLASPEGHLVYELNPNFKKPEKPFKRMTYVEAIEYLRANNITKDDQTFYEFGEDIPEGPERKMTDAIGEPILLCKFPAEIKSFYMLRCEDDKRLTESVDLLMPGVGEIVGGSMRMWDHEELMEGYKREGIDPTPYYWYTDQRKFGSVPHGGYGLGLERFLCWLLNRYHIRETCLYPRFLERCTP
- the LOC125071859 gene encoding lysosomal acid glucosylceramidase-like: MKHFRKLKILLSLFVLSVHADLPCAPRQFEESVVCVCNTTYCDTVTREIPDDGNYIMYTSSKSGKRFSKSYGFTQEQSYTSDNESFDLVLDIQPEIMYQTIEGFGGAVTDSAGINWKSLPPAAQEHLINSYCSEDGLEYSMIRVPNTSSDFSTRPYAYNEYPINDTKLTNFTLAPEDVLYKVPMIHACMKAAKVDVEVVTASWSPPSWMVIKEQNSGFQYVNEDYYQAYADYQCKFAELYNEQGIKIWGLSAANEPLLPFLFEVKETQIWTKNQMAKFLKNNLGPTIRNCSVQDIRIMAVDDQRFTLVPFFESIVEDDEILKYIDGIAVHYYFDESTPPAVLARISKNYPDKFILSTEACVGFKPTDTPKVDLGSWKRAKVYIKDILENLNYNIIGWIDWNMCLNKEGGPTWVKNFVDSPIIVDAQNEEFLKQPTFYAMGHFSKFIPRGSRRIEVSKIIPTEELDVQELQALEQSYYDSVAFLTPTNTIVVVIHNEAAKTKSANIRVGQQEFFVKLDAESVTTIEVA